The following coding sequences lie in one Saccharomyces mikatae IFO 1815 strain IFO1815 genome assembly, chromosome: 10 genomic window:
- the NTA1 gene encoding amidase (similar to Saccharomyces cerevisiae NTA1 (YJR062C); ancestral locus Anc_1.510), producing MAAKLLVSLKVLVIQLNPQIGQVDQTIKRTWSILEKVTKSATYVKPDIILFPEFSLTGYNFHSRKDILPYVARESEGPSFQLARSISKKFQCYTVIGYPENADEQKLYNSTLVMSPRGEQVFNYRKTFLYDTEVNWNCDENPEGFQTFPMSFSKCAKLPNEDSFTRDVTLKTSIGICMDLSPYKFKAPFNHFEFSSFCVDNNVELILCPMAWLNSTSITDKQTLHNDSMLEAAKDKIALNLREQGLPLAGSQGLYQLKIGDSQHTHRVSSDDSSSEYKHMDEPDMSNVNYWILRFFPFLSYKSRAIWFRNSSLLENILGKSKMPPDHEYYKNGRHKEDTMDFSNSKEIMEDTLAEKTFLGASLKQSWKFEGKNAVLVVANRCGVEDGSTIFAGSSGIYKFNGSQPKNSEIDEDSRLDSLNESVELLGNLGKGLEGAILREVQFEVSR from the coding sequence ATGGCTGCTAAACTCTTAGTGTCATTAAAGGTACTCGTAATTCAGTTGAATCCTCAAATTGGGCAAGTAGATCAAACCATTAAAAGAACATGGTCTATACTAGAGAAAGTAACGAAAAGTGCCACATATGTGAAACCTgatataatattatttcccgaattttctttaacagGATACAACTTCCATTCCAGAAAAGATATTTTACCCTATGTTGCTAGAGAAAGTGAAGGGCCGTCTTTTCAACTAGCTAGATCAATATCTAAAAAGTTTCAATGCTACACTGTAATAGGATATCCTGAAAATGCTGATGAACAGAAGTTGTACAATTCCACCCTTGTAATGAGTCCACGGGGAGAAcaagttttcaattataGAAAGACCTTCCTTTATGATACTGAAGTTAATTGGAACTGTGATGAAAATCCAGAGGGATTTCAGACGTTCCCTATGAGTTTCTCAAAATGTGCCAAGCTTCCTAATGAGGACTCTTTCACCAGAGATGTGACCCTGAAAACATCGATAGGTATTTGTATGGACTTGAGTCCTTACAAATTCAAGGCACCCTTTAATcactttgaattttcttctttttgtgttgataataatgtCGAGTTGATTTTATGTCCTATGGCGTGGTTGAATTCGACTTCCATTACGGACAAACAGACTCTACATAACGATTCGATGTTAGAGGCTGCTAAGGACAAAATAGCTTTGAATTTAAGAGAGCAAGGACTGCCTCTGGCTGGGTCTCAAGGACTTTACCAGCTTAAAATTGGTGATTCGCAACACACACATAGGGTTTCCTCCGATGACAGTAGCAGTGAATATAAACATATGGACGAACCAGATATGTCAAATGTTAACTACTGGATTTTAcgattttttccttttttgtcCTACAAATCAAGGGCCATTTGGTTTAGAAATTCATCACTTCTCGAAAACATCTTGGGCAAAAGTAAAATGCCTCCAGATCATGAATATTACAAGAATGGAAGACACAAAGAGGACACCATGGACTTTTCCAATTCTAAAGAAATAATGGAAGATACTTTAGCAGAGAAGACTTTTTTGGGGGCATCCCTTAAACAATCTTGGAAGTTTGAAGGTAAAAATGCAGTTTTGGTGGTCGCTAACAGATGTGGTGTTGAGGATGGGTCTACAATTTTCGCAGGAAGTTCTGGAATATATAAATTCAATGGTTCGCAACCCAAAAATTCCGAAATTGATGAGGATAGCCGGCTTGATTCCCTTAATGAAAGCGTAGAGTTGTTAGGTAACTTGGGTAAAGGCCTAGAAGGGGCTATATTGCGTGAAGTCCAATTTGAAGTATCAAGGTGA
- the MNN14 gene encoding Mnn14p (similar to Saccharomyces cerevisiae MNN4 (YKL201C) and YJR061W; ancestral locus Anc_1.509) codes for MLSIRRFSMFALRSVRLHIKKIAIILVTVQLLLTIIYVLNGGLSIIDGGWKSFTSSFFEPFTHTTRNNFYANFDLRSKDNVVRLCEKMNFDTSGEWIDTYTLKNNLLTVKMGAEKGQVLNSVEDLRYYDNDPRLIWSVVLDHLLESDSNEYAFSWYDWANFDSINKLIALKNTKISCQFVCEGVFDKEVLERVEREIQERLFFTNRNKYDQPIWYNKARNAVGSNSVQQIMHDHCKNNDAYSGGTPFELPFIVSKIYEKLRPEVYDLHTKNHLLYSNFTPLSLTVLDSDKDVYRINLRKADSSKSNIVQTKLLRNYLQRHKDEMVNGDLIFNHTSIFEKFLDHASTKKRKLNIEGLDKTIFTREYLELSPSDFHFDAKMKITELESKLRSEGLSSHDTHYLQSLKTSITTAPALQKKYFAEASDVIDATAEGHHRDRRFFSIGHNILDDPQEFEARLTSLIRTFQKFIKANGLISWLSHGTLYGYLYDGLKFPWDGDHDLQMPIKHLHYLSQYFNQSLILEDPREGNGRYLLDVGSAITVRVQGNGENNIDARFIDIDSGMYIDITGLSVSSDAAKQYMSKFVEEEESSDKSFSTLIKDYKFNENDHFDEVDGRVGLAKYSIFELKEWVNSHPDDFTDAEKKQVTNTYKKELDISRSDSAEKDLSPKERYLLNEKYNLYNCRNQHFSSLNILSPLRNTMFSGVSAFIPNRPITSLNNEYKVPPRYGFLTFQGKVYLPEFRYWFSFFDVKKFANLQSRDPKIIRLENPLNNLKFSDINLLLTNMIKCGFHSIFANLFNSFESTVYRLKELEIQYDLSISEEEKKKILKVLRGEVAKNMKSPVKDPVIYTYEKKLWERVEKLMNASNLYDIVLQVEKRKVEEFVELSRQVYKRKYDGFRLPDGGSGDAVTDLNHIGLNLFGDNKKTLNDIFGSDQKY; via the coding sequence ATGTTATCCATCCGCAGGTTTTCTATGTTTGCTTTAAGATCGGTACGGCTTCACATTAAGAAAATAGCTATTATTCTTGTGACGGTTCAATTGCTGTTGACTATCATATATGTACTAAACGGCGGTTTATCGATTATTGATGGTGGCTGGAAGTCATTTACTTCGTCGTTTTTTGAACCGTTCACTCATACTACCAGAAACAACTTTTACGCTAATTTTGATTTGAGATCGAAAGACAATGTAGTCAGACTATGCGAGAAGATGAATTTTGATACTTCAGGCGAATGGATAGACACGTATACCTTGAAGAATAATCTTCTCACTGTGAAGATGGGCGCTGAAAAAGGACAGGTTCTGAACTCGGTAGAAGATTTAAGATACTATGATAACGATCCAAGATTGATCTGGTCAGTTGTCCTAGACCACTTGTTAGAATCTGACTCCAATGAATACGCTTTTTCGTGGTATGATTGGGCTAATTTTGACTCGATAAATAAACTCATTGcgttgaaaaatacaaaaatcTCTTGTCAGTTTGTTTGCGAAGGGGTTTTCGATAAAGAAGTGTTAGAAAGGGTGGAGAGAGAAATTCAAGAGCGTTTGTTCTTTACTAACAGAAATAAATATGATCAACCGATCTGGTATAATAAGGCAAGAAACGCTGTCGGTTCCAATTCGGTGCAGCAAATCATGCACGATCACTGTAAGAATAATGACGCATATTCCGGTGGTACTCCTTTCGAACTGCCTTTTATCGTCAGCAaaatttatgaaaaactGAGGCCAGAAGTCTATGACCTGCATACCAAAAACcatttattatattctaATTTCACTCCTTTGTCATTGACTGTATTGGATAGTGATAAAGACGTATACAGAATAAATTTGAGAAAAGCAGATTCCTCCAAATCTAATATAGTGCAAACTAAACTATTACGGAATTACCTTCAACGGCACAAAGACGAAATGGTAAATGGTGATCTTATTTTCAATCACACttctatttttgaaaaattcttaGATCACGCATcaaccaaaaaaagaaagctcAACATCGAAGGTTTAGACAAAACTATATTTACCAGAGAATATCTAGAGTTGTCTCCATCGGACTTTCACTTCGATgcgaaaatgaaaatcacTGAATTAGAGAGTAAGTTGAGATCTGAAGGCCTGTCATCGCATGATACCCACTATTTGCAAAGCTTAAAAACTTCCATAACGACTGCTCCCGCGTTACAGAAAAAGTACTTTGCAGAGGCCAGTGACGTTATAGATGCGACAGCTGAGGGTCACCATAGAGACAGAagattcttttcaattggtCATAATATCCTTGATGATCCTCAGGAATTCGAAGCAAGATTGACTTCCCTGATTAGAACGTTTCAGAAATTTATTAAGGCTAATGGATTAATATCGTGGCTATCACATGGCACCTTGTACGGATATTTGTATGATGGGTTGAAGTTTCCTTGGGATGGGGATCACGATTTACAAATGCCCATCAAGCATTTACATTATTTAAGTCAATATTTCAACCAATCTTTAATATTGGAAGATCCAAGAGAAGGTAATGGAAGGTACCTGCTAGATGTAGGAAGTGCAATTACTGTAAGAGTTCAAGGGAACGGTGAGAATAATATCGATGCTCGTTTCATCGACATTGATTCAGGCATGTACATTGACATCACTGGGCTTAGCGTTAGTTCTGACGCGGCCAAGCAGTATATGTCCAAATTTgtggaagaagaggaaagcTCTGATAAAAGTTTTTCCACTCTTATCAAAGACTACAAATTCAATGAGAACGACCATTTTGACGAAGTTGACGGTAGAGTAGGTTTGGCTAAATATAGCATTTTCGAATTGAAGGAATGGGTTAATTCTCATCCGGACGACTTTACGGATGCAGAAAAGAAGCAAGTAACCAACACCTATAAGAAAGAGCTTGATATTTCGAGAAGCGACAGTGCTGAAAAAGATTTATCCCCAAAAGAAAGGTATTTgttgaatgaaaaatacaacCTTTACAATTGTAGGAACCAGCATTTTTCCAGTCTTAACATCTTATCGCCATTGAGAAATACAATGTTCAGTGGCGTATCTGCATTCATTCCTAATAGGCCTATAACATCATTGAACAATGAATACAAAGTTCCTCCAAGATATGGGTTTTTGACGTTTCAAGGAAAAGTGTATTTACCGGAATTCAGATACtggttttcattttttgacgTAAAAAAGTTTGCGAATTTGCAGTCGAGGGATCCCAAGATAATACGGTTGGAAAATCCTTTAAACAACCTGAAGTTCAGTGATATAAACCTACTGCTGACCAACATGATAAAGTGTGGTTTTCATTCTATATTCGCCAAtttattcaattctttCGAAAGCACTGTTTATAGGCTGAAAGAGCTAGAAATACAGTATGATCTCAGCATTagtgaagaagagaaaaaaaaaatactcaaGGTCCTAAGAGGAGAAGTAGCCAAGAACATGAAATCTCCAGTAAAGGATCCTgtaatatatacatatgaaaaaaaattatggGAGAgagtagaaaaattgatgaatgCTTCGAACCTTTATGACATTGTTTTACAAgttgagaaaagaaaagtcGAAGAATTTGTTGAATTATCCCGGCaagtatataaaagaaaatatgatgGTTTTAGACTTCCCGACGGTGGCAGTGGTGATGCAGTGACCGATTTGAATCATATAGGTTTAAACCTCTTCGGTgataataagaaaacattAAATGATATATTCGGTTCGGACcaaaaatattga
- the RPA12 gene encoding DNA-directed RNA polymerase I core subunit RPA12 (similar to Saccharomyces cerevisiae RPA12 (YJR063W); ancestral locus Anc_1.512) has translation MSVVGSLIFCLDCGDLLENPSAVLGSNVECSQCKAIYPKSQFSNLKVVTTTADDAFPSSLRAKKSVVKTSLKKNELKDGATIKEKCPQCGNEEMNYHTLQLRSADEGATVFYTCTSCGYKFRTNN, from the coding sequence ATGTCTGTTGTGGGGTCGTTGATTTTTTGCTTAGACTGTGGTGATCTTCTGGAAAATCCTAGCGCTGTATTGGGCTCCAACGTTGAATGCAGTCAGTGTAAAGCTATATATCCAAAATCGCAATTCTCCAATTTGAAAGTTGTTACTACAACTGCGGATGATGCGTTCCCATCTTCTCTTAGGGCCAAAAAATCTGTGGTTAAGACGtcattaaagaagaacgaGCTAAAGGATGGGGCTACTATCAAGGAAAAGTGCCCTCAATGTGGCAATGAGGAAATGAACTACCACACCTTACAATTAAGATCCGCAGATGAAGGTGCTACTGTCTTTTACACATGCACCTCCTGTGGTTACAAGTTCCGTACCAACAATTGA
- the CBF1 gene encoding Cbf1p (similar to Saccharomyces cerevisiae CBF1 (YJR060W); ancestral locus Anc_1.508), producing MNSLGNNKLSTGDEEIHLARKRSYHEDQNDDGARKKQRDEALLSQESNDGNIDSALLSEGATLKRTQSQYSSEPTSNQDRKGSDGDPSVAEAAVSATVNYTDLIQDGSDAHISKQTNTDDERRNSMNGRRTTTLPNEGVKSSASLEGMPSSLMESTQQSKNDMLIPLAEHERDPEHEHDDEDDAEDDDGPDSDLKKDISMQTGRRGRKPTTLATTDEWKKQRKDSHKEVERRRRENINTAINILSDLLPVRESSKAAILARAAEYIQKLKETDEANIEKWTLQKLLSEQNASQLASANEKLQEELGNAYKEIEYMKRILRKEGIEYEDMHTHKTQENQRAGTRSDNPHDA from the coding sequence ATGAACTCTTTGGGAAATAATAAACTTTCCACTGGGGATGAGGAAATTCATTtggcaagaaaaagaagctaCCATGAGGACCAAAATGATGATGGAGCCAGgaaaaagcaaagagaCGAAGCCTTGTTGTCGCAAGAGAGCAACGACGGAAACATTGACTCTGCTTTGTTAAGTGAAGGGGCTACTCTAAAGCGGACTCAAAGTCAATACTCAAGCGAACCGACGTCTAACCAAGATAGGAAGGGAAGCGACGGAGATCCATCGGTAGCCGAAGCCGCCGTTTCTGCCACTGTCAATTACACGGATTTAATTCAGGATGGCTCTGATGCTCATATATCTAAGCAAACAAACACGGATGATGAGCGCAGGAATTCCATGAATGGGAGAAGAACCACAACCTTACCAAATGAAGGAGTCAAGTCAAGTGCCTCCTTGGAAGGAATGCCATCTTCACTAATGGAATCAACACAACAATCTAAAAATGACATGCTCATACCGTTGGCTGAACACGAACGTGACCCAGAACACGAGCATGATGACGAAGACGACGCTGAAGACGATGATGGCCCCGACAGTGACTTAAAAAAGGACATTAGTATGCAGACAGGTCGTCGCGGAAGAAAACCAACTACATTAGCTACAACAGACGAGTggaaaaagcaaagaaaagattccCACAAAGAAGTCGAAAGGCGTCGCCgtgaaaatatcaataccGCTATCAACATCTTAAGCGATCTTCTTCCTGTGAGAGAATCAAGCAAAGCAGCAATATTGGCTCGTGCCGCAGAATACATCCAAAAGTTGAAGGAGACTGATGAAGCCAATATAGAAAAATGGACGTTACAGAAATTGCTGAGTGAACAAAATGCGTCACAGTTAGCCAGTGCCAACGAGAAACTGCAAGAGGAACTAGGGAATGCCTACAAGGAAATTGAGTACATGAAGCGAATTTTAAGGAAGGAGGGCATAGAATACGAAGATATGCACACCCACAAGACACAAGAGAATCAAAGGGCAGGCACTAGGAGTGATAATCCACACGACGCTTAG
- the APS2 gene encoding Aps2p (similar to Saccharomyces cerevisiae APS2 (YJR058C); ancestral locus Anc_1.505) has product MGVQFILCFNKQGVVRLVRWFDVRSSDPQRSQDAIAQIYRLISSRDHKHQSNFVEFSDSTKLVYRRYAGLYFVMGVDLLDDEPIYLCHIHLFVEVLDAFFGNVCELDIVFNFYKVYMIMDEMFIGGEIQEISKDMLLERLSILDRLD; this is encoded by the coding sequence ATGGGTGTGCAGTTTATACTGTGTTTTAATAAGCAAGGTGTTGTGCGATTGGTGAGATGGTTTGACGTGCGTAGTTCGGATCCTCAACGTAGCCAGGATGCTATTGCACAGATCTACAGACTTATATCTTCCAGAGACCATAAGCATCAAAGCAACTTCGTAGAATTTTCTGATTCAACAAAACTTGTATACAGGAGGTACGCGGGTCTATATTTCGTCATGGGCGTGGATTTGCTCGATGATGAGCCAATTTATTTGTGCCACATCCATTTGTTTGTGGAAGTGCTAGATGCATTTTTCGGCAATGTATGTGAATTGGATATTGTATTCAATTTTTACAAGGTCTATATGATAATGGATGAAATGTTTATTGGAGGGGAAATACAAGAAATTTCGAAAGATATGCTGTTAGAAAGGCTAAGTATTTTAGATAGACTAGATTAG
- the CDC8 gene encoding bifunctional thymidylate/uridylate kinase (similar to Saccharomyces cerevisiae CDC8 (YJR057W); ancestral locus Anc_1.504), whose amino-acid sequence MGRGKLILIEGLDRTGKTTQCNILYKRLQPNCKLLKFPERSTRIGSLINQYLTDDSFQLSDQAIHLLFSANRWEMVDTMKKALLEGENIIMDRYVYSGVAYSAAKETNGMDLDWCLQPDIGLLKPDLTLFLSTQDVNSNAEKDGFGNERYETLNFQKKVKQTFITLLENEMRKGDESIRIVDVTNKGIHEVEALIWQIVQPVLTTHIDQNNFFFFSG is encoded by the coding sequence ATGGGCCGTGGCAAATTAATATTAATAGAAGGCTTAGATAGAACTGGTAAAACTACACAATGCAATATATTGTACAAAAGATTGCAACCAAACTGTAAATTATTAAAGTTTCCGGAAAGATCTACACGAATTGGAAGCCTCATAAACCAATATCTGACCGATGATAGTTTCCAGCTTTCAGATCAGGCCATCCACCTTCTGTTCTCGGCAAATAGGTGGGAAATGGTCGATACCATGAAGAAAGCTTTACTGGAAGGCGAAAACATCATAATGGACAGATATGTTTATTCAGGAGTAGCATATTCGGCCGCCAAGGAGACAAATGGAATGGACTTAGATTGGTGCTTGCAACCAGATATAGGGCTACTAAAGCCAGATCTGACATTATTTTTGAGCACTCAAGATGTCAATAGTAATGCCGAAAAGGATGGTTTTGGCAACGAAAGATATGAAACATtaaatttccaaaaaaaggTGAAACAAACTTTTATAACGCTATTAGAGAACGAGATGAGAAAAGGGGATGAGTCGATTAGGATTGTTGATGTAACTAATAAGGGAATTCATGAAGTTGAAGCGCTTATTTGGCAAATCGTCCAGCCTGTTTTGACCACGCATATCGATCagaacaattttttctttttttcagggTGA
- the SMKI10G2510 gene encoding uncharacterized protein (similar to Saccharomyces cerevisiae YJR056C; ancestral locus Anc_1.502) has protein sequence MEQMHSLESSLPPEQPPTKQAIESLNLELSQEFKLAANAVTRLYRVANEKNSLTKHQGYLTCLDDVLCALDSNVTTDELRAWCYKRRSDILSNSQDKFSNTVKEKERKVNKFSDNQQREPETHKELCKKDFGVKYNFSFNESNRDLSNINGNVAPKFRLSMPPLSVEHPARNSNRIKSWKARTINHGRGEFKNLNDMMTLENEREREHEDVRHEKKQRLDSDSDVDVTNINQDMEL, from the coding sequence ATGGAACAAATGCATTCTTTGGAGTCAAGTTTACCCCCAGAACAACCTCCCACCAAACAGGCCATCGAGAGTCTCAATTTAGAACTTTCTCAAGAATTCAAGCTAGCCGCCAATGCGGTAACAAGGCTTTACCGAGTAGCTAATGAGAAAAACTCGCTGACCAAACATCAAGGCTATCTCACATGTTTAGATGATGTCTTGTGTGCATTGGACTCAAATGTGACCACTGATGAGTTAAGGGCATGGTGTTACAAACGAAGAAGCGACATCTTATCAAATTCTCAGGATAAATTTTCTAATAcagtgaaagaaaaagaaagaaaagtcaATAAATTTAGTGACAACCAGCAGCGTGAACCTGAGACCCATAAAGAACTTTGTAAAAAAGATTTCGGAGTCAAGTATAATTTCAGTTTTAATGAATCGAACAGGGACCTCTCAAATATCAACGGAAATGTGGCACCGAAATTTAGACTCTCTATGCCGCCTTTAAGTGTCGAACATCCTGCTAGGAACTCAAATCGTATAAAATCTTGGAAAGCACGAACAATCAACCATGGACGAGGAGAGTTTAAAAACCTAAATGACATGATGACGCTTGAAAATGAACGTGAACGTGAACATGAAGATGTACGCCATGAGAAGAAGCAGAGATTAGATTCTGATTCCGACGTAGACGTAACGAATATTAATCAGGACATGGAAttgtaa
- the PTK2 gene encoding protein kinase PTK2 (similar to Saccharomyces cerevisiae PTK2 (YJR059W) and PTK1 (YKL198C); ancestral locus Anc_1.507) — MTGNSKDKEVHKSPSVSTLKLLGKRLFNSGSHTDNSSLLLSAEQLGNGRSLRKRPTSPSIGGTSSGPNSPSSSAGARQRSASLHRKKNNASVGFSNGPVSSHKSSAALQDLIKHNNNPYLNSPSDILGTGTGIASTRDRDRIALDREKEREKARSKERNTHHAGLPQRSNSMASHHFPNENIVYNPYGISPNHARPDTAFADTLNMNKENDLSFYMHDGNSKIRMLPLPIANPNDFLPEDMKQYSVHLTDNFVFDTDNKPIGSGGSSEVRKVKSTYRQKDVYALKKLNMIYHESPEKFYKRCSKEFIIAKHLSHNVHITKTFYLLKVPTTTYTTRGWGFIMELGVKDLFQLMERTGWKNVPFSEKYCLFKQVAQGVKFCHDNGIAHRDLKPENVLISKEGICKLTDFGISDWYHVVPHDYTSPVKTCQGMIGSPPYTPPEVMYFDIKKHYPEKFQKPYNPLAMDSYALGIMFITMINNIIPFIDSCNTDARFREFEVSYDNFINHQNPHFRDKGCHKPGPGSEYSLARNFKNTDATRVAWRLADPNPVTRYTMDDLFNDPFFQQIETCVEPNDDDLVRVPELRKSTSATDFTENPLDGPRDQEMVHTSNPFLKNEILPSKPRSMLEIAESPSLKQKSKAKGTAKNKSHAVTDEGGNESTSPKQQDHRKNLNGEEDNDADKEEAMESGATNVDSLLEKPTPTSTKVENIPSEEDSTMKELKSMLDSTPTTPKHNGPTPLPANIGAQLDKRMSDLSLKSGTPVSTKNSSAPNVSSSSNSLRSLGSPSVSSLKKKRVVHHHLDITNSVTNMSSVSAFISR, encoded by the coding sequence ATGACGGGAAACAGTAAAGATAAAGAGGTACATAAAAGTCCCTCTGTTAGTACTTTGAAGCTGTTGGGAAAGCGTTTGTTTAACTCCGGCAGTCACACAGATAACTCTTCTTTGCTCCTCAGCGCTGAACAATTGGGCAATGGAAGAAGCTTAAGAAAAAGGCCAACTTCTCCATCCATCGGTGGCACTAGTAGTGGTCCAAATTCACCTTCCTCTTCTGCTGGTGCTCGGCAAAGGTCAGCTTCTTTacacagaaaaaaaaacaatgccTCAGTGGGGTTTTCGAATGGACCCGTGTCCTCACATAAGTCGTCTGCCGCATTGCAAGACCTAATCAAGCACAACAACAACCCCTATTTGAATTCACCCTCTGATATCTTAGGTACTGGTACTGGTATTGCCTCGACAAGAGATAGGGATAGAATCGCTTTGGACagagaaaaggaaagagaaaaagcGAGAAGCAAAGAGAGAAATACTCATCATGCAGGCTTACCGCAAAGGTCCAATAGCATGGCCAGTCACCATTTCCCTAATGAGAATATTGTTTATAACCCGTATGGTATAAGCCCAAACCATGCTAGACCAGACACAGCATTTGCAGACACTTTGAACATGAACAAGGAGAACGATTTAAGTTTCTACATGCATGATGGTAACAGCAAGATACGGATGTTGCCCCTTCCAATCGCTAATCCGAATGATTTTTTACCGGAGGATATGAAACAATATAGTGTCCATTTAACAGATAATTTTGTATTTGATACGGATAATAAGCCTATCGGTTCAGGTGGGTCTAGTGAAGTTAGAAAAGTTAAATCGACTTATAGGCAAAAAGATGTTTAcgctttgaagaaattaaacatGATATATCACGAGTCACCTGAGAAATTTTACAAGAGATGCTCCAAAGAGTTTATTATTGCAAAGCATTTAAGTCATAACGTACACATCACGAAAACTTTCTATCTTTTAAAAGTTCCTACCACCACATATACAACTCGGGGTTGGGGGTTTATTATGGAACTAGGTGTCAAAGACCTTTTTCAGCTGATGGAGAGAACAGGTTGGAAAAATGTTCCATTTAGTGAAAAGTACTGCCTTTTCAAACAAGTGGCCCAAGGTGTTAAATTTTGTCATGACAATGGTATTGCTCATCGTGACTTAAAGCCTGAAAATGTTCTGATTTCCAAAGAAGGTATATGTAAATTGACGGATTTTGGTATTTCTGATTGGTACCACGTGGTGCCTCATGACTACACTAGTCCAGTGAAGACATGTCAAGGTATGATTGGTTCTCCGCCATATACTCCACCGGAGGTAATGTATTTTGATATCAAGAAGCATTACCcagaaaaattccaaaaacCATATAATCCGTTGGCGATGGATTCATATGCCCTCGGAATCATGTTCATTACCATGATTAACAATATCATTCCATTCATCGATTCTTGTAACACTGATGCGCGGTTCAGGGAATTTGAAGTGTCATATGACAATTTCATTAATCATCAAAATCCTCATTTTAGAGACAAGGGCTGTCACAAGCCAGGGCCTGGTTCTGAGTACTCTTTagcaagaaattttaagaATACTGATGCTACGCGTGTCGCATGGAGGTTAGCTGACCCTAATCCTGTGACTAGATACACAATGGATGATTTATTCAATGACccttttttccaacaaatTGAAACATGCGTTGAACCAaacgatgatgatttggTAAGGGTTCCTGAATTGAGGAAAAGTACTTCTGCTACTGATTTTACCGAGAATCCGTTAGATGGTCCGCGCGATCAGGAAATGGTTCACACTTCTaatccatttttgaaaaatgaaattctaCCTTCCAAGCCTAGATCGATGTTGGAAATTGCTGAATCTCCTTCcttgaaacaaaaatcGAAGGCAAAAGGTACCGCGAAGAATAAATCACACGCCGTTACAGATGAAGGAGGCAATGAAAGCACGTCACCTAAGCAACAAGATCATAGAAAAAACCTGAACGGAGAAGAGGATAATGACGCAGACAAGGAAGAAGCTATGGAGAGTGGCGCTACTAATGTTGATAGCTTATTGGAAAAGCCAACACCAACCTCCACGAAAGTCGAAAATATTCCAAGTGAAGAAGATTCAACAATGAAGGAATTAAAGTCGATGCTGGACTCTACTCCCACTACACCAAAACACAACGGACCAACGCCACTTCCTGCGAACATCGGTGCTCAACTAGATAAACGTATGAGTGACCTATCACTGAAATCAGGAACACCAGTTTCTACTAAGAACTCTAGCGCACCAAATGTATCGTCATCAAGCAATTCATTGAGAAGCCTCGGAAGTCCAAGCGTATCCtccttgaaaaagaagagagtGGTTCACCACCACTTGGATATCACTAACAGCGTTACAAATATGTCATCCGTGAGCGCCTTTATCTCAAGATAA